A genome region from Pseudomonas sp. N3-W includes the following:
- a CDS encoding ABC transporter transmembrane domain-containing protein has product MLSSRHRRALRLTSRFLAPYRWQAFGALLALIITAGITLSMGQGIRLLVDKGFMTQSPHLLNESIGLFMVLVLGLAAGTFARFYLVSWIGERVVADIRRQVFNHLVYLHPGFYEDNRSSEIQSRLTADTTLLQSVIGSSLSLFLRNLLMVIGGIVLLFITNPKLTSIVVVALPLVVAPILIFGRRVRSLSRLSQDRIADIGSYVSETLGQIKTVQAYNHQVQDEQRFAVTVEEAFDTARKRIFQRAWLITLVIALVLGAVGVMLWVGGMDVIAGRISGGELAAFVFYSLIVGSAFGTLSEVIGELQRAAGAAERIAELLRSENIIQPPTTGLQTLPARVKGDLALQEVRFSYPSRPESYAVDGLSLTINAGETLALVGPSGAGKSTVYDLLLRFYDPTQGRILIDGVPLTELDPLDLRRCFALVSQNPALFFGSIEENIRYGNPTATLAQVQEAAKIAYAHDFIEQMPNGYQTHLGDGGLGLSGGQRQRLAIARALLVDAPILLLDEATSALDAQSEHLIQQALPSLMKNRTTLVIAHRLATVKNADRIAVMDKGKLVAVGTHQELVAGNALYARLAALQFSDGPDVLTDPVTD; this is encoded by the coding sequence ATGCTCTCTTCCCGTCACCGCCGCGCCCTTCGCCTGACCAGTCGCTTTCTCGCGCCGTACCGTTGGCAAGCGTTCGGCGCCTTGCTGGCGCTGATCATCACGGCGGGCATCACTTTGTCCATGGGGCAGGGGATTCGTCTGCTGGTCGACAAGGGTTTCATGACGCAATCCCCGCATTTGCTCAATGAGTCCATCGGGCTGTTCATGGTGCTGGTGCTCGGTCTGGCGGCCGGTACATTCGCCCGTTTTTACCTGGTGTCGTGGATTGGCGAGCGCGTGGTGGCGGATATTCGGCGTCAGGTGTTCAATCATCTGGTCTACCTGCATCCGGGTTTTTATGAAGACAACCGCAGCTCGGAGATCCAGTCGCGACTGACCGCCGATACCACGTTGCTGCAATCGGTGATCGGCTCGTCGCTGTCGCTTTTTCTGCGCAATCTGTTGATGGTGATCGGCGGGATTGTCCTGCTGTTTATCACCAACCCCAAGCTCACCAGCATCGTGGTCGTGGCGTTGCCACTGGTGGTCGCGCCGATCCTGATTTTCGGTCGCCGGGTGCGCAGCCTCTCGCGCCTGAGCCAGGACCGGATTGCCGACATTGGCAGCTACGTGTCCGAAACGCTCGGCCAGATCAAGACCGTGCAGGCCTACAACCATCAGGTGCAGGACGAACAACGTTTTGCCGTGACGGTGGAAGAAGCGTTTGACACCGCACGCAAGCGCATCTTCCAGCGGGCCTGGCTGATCACGCTGGTCATCGCGCTGGTGCTGGGCGCGGTTGGCGTGATGCTGTGGGTGGGCGGCATGGACGTGATTGCCGGTCGCATCTCGGGCGGTGAACTGGCAGCGTTTGTCTTCTATAGCCTGATCGTCGGCAGTGCCTTTGGCACCTTGAGCGAAGTGATTGGCGAGTTGCAACGTGCCGCCGGCGCCGCCGAGCGGATTGCCGAGTTGCTGCGTTCGGAAAATATTATCCAGCCACCGACCACCGGGCTGCAGACATTGCCGGCAAGGGTGAAGGGCGATCTGGCGCTGCAGGAGGTGCGCTTTTCCTACCCCTCGCGTCCCGAAAGTTATGCCGTCGATGGCTTGAGTCTGACGATCAACGCGGGCGAGACGCTGGCGTTGGTCGGACCTTCTGGCGCGGGCAAATCGACGGTGTATGACCTGTTATTGCGTTTCTACGACCCGACGCAGGGCCGTATCCTGATCGATGGCGTGCCGCTGACCGAACTCGATCCGCTGGACCTGCGCCGCTGCTTTGCCCTGGTCTCGCAGAACCCGGCGCTGTTTTTCGGCAGCATCGAGGAGAACATCCGCTATGGCAACCCGACGGCGACTCTGGCTCAGGTCCAGGAAGCCGCGAAAATCGCCTACGCCCACGACTTCATCGAGCAAATGCCCAACGGCTACCAGACCCATCTGGGCGACGGCGGCCTCGGTTTGTCCGGTGGCCAGCGCCAACGCCTGGCCATCGCCCGGGCGCTGCTGGTGGATGCACCGATCCTGTTGCTGGACGAAGCCACCAGCGCCCTCGATGCCCAGAGCGAACACCTGATCCAGCAAGCCCTGCCCAGCCTGATGAAAAACCGCACCACCCTGGTCATCGCCCATCGCCTGGCCACGGTGAAAAACGCCGACCGGATCGCGGTGATGGACAAAGGCAAACTGGTGGCCGTGGGCACGCATCAAGAGCTGGTGGCGGGTAATGCGCTGTATGCACGGCTGGCGGCGTTGCAGTTTAGTGATGGCCCAGATGTCCTGACCGATCCGGTAACCGACTAA
- a CDS encoding CPBP family intramembrane glutamic endopeptidase — protein MLALPWIHLALLSIGYALALIYGHLGWLAAISIGLLLFAGYAVRQQQVQLGRYLGHGLFIFLALALAMHWLPGFHNGRAIAAQRFTADAVPFAMYLNLDKPLIGFWLLLVCPWIVARRSLRLSVYATAMALAVSSVLALGGALLLDMISWAPKWPDQTWLWVLNNLLLVTLVEEALFRGYVQGGLSRYFKHLPYGENLALLLASLLFGLVHMGAGWQWTLLAGLAGVGYGLAYRFGGLGAAIATHFGLNLLHFALFTYPMLAS, from the coding sequence ATGCTCGCTCTGCCATGGATCCACCTGGCACTTCTCTCCATCGGCTATGCCCTGGCGCTGATCTACGGCCATCTCGGCTGGCTGGCCGCCATTTCTATCGGGCTGTTGCTGTTTGCCGGCTATGCCGTGCGCCAACAACAGGTGCAGCTCGGTCGCTACCTCGGTCACGGCCTGTTCATTTTCCTGGCGCTGGCCCTGGCCATGCACTGGCTTCCCGGTTTCCACAACGGCCGGGCCATCGCCGCGCAACGCTTCACTGCCGACGCCGTGCCGTTCGCGATGTACCTGAACCTCGACAAACCCCTGATCGGCTTCTGGCTGCTGCTGGTCTGCCCCTGGATTGTCGCCCGGCGCTCACTGCGGCTGTCGGTTTATGCCACGGCCATGGCCCTGGCCGTCAGTTCGGTACTGGCCCTGGGCGGCGCGTTGCTGCTGGACATGATCAGTTGGGCACCGAAATGGCCGGATCAGACCTGGCTATGGGTGCTGAACAACTTGCTGCTGGTGACCCTCGTCGAGGAAGCGCTGTTTCGCGGCTATGTCCAGGGCGGCCTGAGCCGGTATTTCAAGCACCTGCCCTACGGCGAAAACCTCGCACTGTTGCTGGCCTCGCTGTTGTTCGGCCTGGTGCACATGGGCGCTGGATGGCAATGGACGTTGCTGGCAGGGCTGGCAGGTGTCGGCTATGGTCTGGCCTACCGTTTCGGCGGGCTGGGGGCGGCCATTGCCACCCATTTCGGCCTGAATCTGCTGCACTTCGCCCTGTTCACCTACCCGATGCTTGCCAGCTGA
- the rlmM gene encoding 23S rRNA (cytidine(2498)-2'-O)-methyltransferase RlmM yields MNTLFMHCRPGFEGEVCSEISEHAARLNVAGYAKAKTASACAEFVCTEEDGAERLMRGQRFAELIFPRQWARGIFIDLPETDRISVILAHMADFPLCGSLWLEMVDTNDGKELSNFCKKFEVHLRKALLAAGKLVDDASKPRLLLTFKSGREVFMGLAESNNSAMWPMGIPRLKFPRDAPSRSTLKLEEAWHHFIPRDQWDERLHSDMTGVDLGAAPGGWTWQLVNRGMIVTAIDNGPMAESLMDTGLVQHLMADGFTFKPKQPVDWMVCDIVEKPARNAAMLEEWIGEGHCREAVVNLKLPMKQRYAEVKRLLERIAEGFKERGIRVEVGCKQLYHDREEVTCHLRRIDVKKPKSR; encoded by the coding sequence ATGAACACCCTCTTTATGCATTGCCGGCCAGGCTTCGAAGGCGAAGTCTGTTCCGAGATTTCCGAACATGCCGCGCGGCTGAACGTGGCCGGTTATGCCAAGGCGAAAACCGCCAGCGCCTGCGCCGAGTTTGTCTGCACCGAAGAAGACGGCGCCGAGCGCCTGATGCGTGGCCAGCGTTTCGCCGAGCTGATCTTCCCGCGCCAGTGGGCGCGTGGCATCTTCATCGATCTGCCGGAAACCGACCGCATCAGCGTGATCCTCGCGCACATGGCCGACTTCCCGCTGTGCGGCAGCCTGTGGCTGGAAATGGTCGACACCAACGATGGCAAGGAACTGTCGAACTTCTGCAAGAAATTCGAAGTCCACCTGCGCAAGGCGTTGCTGGCGGCCGGCAAGCTGGTGGACGACGCCAGCAAGCCGCGCCTGCTGCTGACCTTCAAGAGCGGTCGCGAAGTGTTCATGGGCCTGGCCGAGTCCAACAACTCAGCGATGTGGCCGATGGGCATTCCGCGCCTGAAGTTCCCGCGTGACGCGCCAAGCCGCTCGACGTTGAAGCTGGAAGAGGCGTGGCACCACTTCATTCCTCGCGATCAGTGGGATGAGCGCCTGCACAGCGACATGACCGGTGTCGATCTGGGCGCCGCGCCTGGCGGCTGGACCTGGCAGCTGGTCAACCGTGGCATGATCGTCACCGCCATCGACAACGGCCCGATGGCTGAAAGCCTGATGGACACCGGGCTGGTGCAACACTTGATGGCCGACGGTTTTACCTTCAAGCCCAAGCAGCCGGTGGACTGGATGGTCTGCGACATCGTTGAGAAACCGGCGCGCAACGCCGCGATGCTCGAAGAGTGGATTGGCGAGGGGCATTGCCGCGAAGCGGTGGTCAACTTGAAGTTGCCGATGAAGCAGCGCTACGCCGAGGTGAAACGCCTGCTGGAACGTATTGCCGAAGGCTTCAAGGAGCGCGGTATTCGGGTCGAGGTTGGCTGCAAGCAGCTGTATCACGACCGCGAAGAAGTGACCTGCCATTTGCGTCGGATTGATGTGAAGAAGCCCAAGTCCCGCTAA
- a CDS encoding MATE family efflux transporter, translating to MNSVTDTAATRPLNRPARVRLELKNLFALALPIMIAQLATTAMGFVDAVMAGRVGPRDLAAVALGNSIWVPVFLLMTGTLLATTPKVAQRFGAGTHSEIGPIVRQALWLALVVGLMATGMLIAAEPVLHIMKVDPELIAPCMQYLHGIAAGLPAVAFYHVLRCFSDGMGRTRPAMILGLCALALNIPLNYVFIYGHLGVPAMGGAGCGWATGIVMWFMALGMVAYTRWAPAYQKSELFRRFDWPQWAVIKRLLSIGLPIGIAVFAESSIFAVIALLIGSLGATVVAGHQIALNVSSLVFMIPYSLGMAVTVRVGQALGRNEPREARFAAGVGMGSALAYACLSASMMLLLREHIATIYTTDPTVIHVAAMLIVYSALFQFSDAIQVTAAGALRGYQDTRVTMILTLFAYWGIGLPVGYALGLTNWLGAPSGPSGLWQGLIVGLSCAALMLSIRLTRSARKQIRISRSAG from the coding sequence GTGAATTCCGTAACTGACACCGCCGCCACACGCCCGCTCAACCGCCCTGCCCGGGTTCGCCTGGAGCTGAAAAACCTGTTTGCCCTGGCGTTGCCGATCATGATCGCGCAACTGGCGACCACCGCCATGGGCTTCGTCGATGCCGTGATGGCCGGCCGCGTCGGGCCGCGAGACCTCGCCGCCGTGGCGCTGGGCAATTCGATCTGGGTGCCGGTGTTTCTGCTGATGACCGGCACCTTGCTGGCGACCACGCCAAAAGTGGCCCAGCGCTTCGGCGCCGGCACTCACAGCGAGATCGGACCAATTGTGCGTCAGGCGTTGTGGCTGGCGCTGGTGGTCGGCCTGATGGCCACCGGCATGCTGATCGCTGCCGAGCCGGTCCTGCACATCATGAAGGTCGACCCGGAACTGATCGCGCCGTGCATGCAATACCTGCACGGCATTGCCGCCGGTTTGCCAGCGGTCGCGTTCTATCACGTGCTGCGCTGCTTCAGCGACGGCATGGGTCGCACCCGCCCGGCAATGATCCTCGGTTTGTGTGCCCTGGCGCTGAATATCCCGCTGAACTACGTGTTCATTTATGGCCACCTGGGCGTCCCGGCCATGGGCGGCGCTGGCTGCGGTTGGGCGACGGGAATCGTGATGTGGTTCATGGCGCTCGGCATGGTCGCCTATACACGCTGGGCTCCCGCCTATCAGAAAAGCGAGTTGTTTCGCCGTTTCGACTGGCCGCAATGGGCGGTGATCAAGCGCTTGCTGAGCATCGGTTTGCCGATCGGCATTGCCGTGTTTGCCGAGTCGAGCATCTTCGCCGTGATCGCATTGTTGATCGGCAGCCTCGGCGCCACGGTGGTGGCCGGGCACCAGATTGCCCTGAACGTCAGCTCGCTGGTGTTCATGATCCCCTACTCGCTGGGGATGGCCGTGACCGTGCGGGTCGGGCAGGCCCTGGGCCGTAACGAGCCCCGCGAAGCCCGCTTCGCCGCCGGTGTCGGCATGGGCAGCGCGCTGGCCTATGCCTGCCTGTCGGCGAGCATGATGCTGTTGCTGCGTGAACACATTGCGACCATTTACACCACCGACCCGACGGTGATTCATGTGGCGGCCATGTTGATTGTGTATTCGGCGTTGTTCCAGTTTTCCGATGCGATCCAGGTCACGGCGGCCGGCGCACTGCGCGGTTATCAGGACACGCGGGTGACGATGATTCTGACGCTGTTCGCTTACTGGGGAATCGGCTTGCCGGTGGGCTACGCCCTGGGCCTGACCAACTGGCTGGGCGCGCCAAGCGGCCCGAGCGGGCTGTGGCAGGGTCTGATCGTCGGTTTGAGTTGCGCAGCCTTGATGCTGTCGATCCGCCTGACGCGCAGTGCACGCAAGCAGATCCGTATCAGCCGGTCGGCGGGTTAA
- the pdxB gene encoding 4-phosphoerythronate dehydrogenase PdxB: MLIVADENIPLLDAFFAGFGEIRRVPGRSIDRATVEQADVLLVRSVTNVNRSLLEGSKVRFVGTCTIGTDHLDLDYFQQAGITWSSAPGCNARGVVDYVLGSLLTLAEIEGADLTQRTYGVVGAGEVGGRLVKVLQGLGWNVLVCDPPRQADEGGDYVSLEQIIEQCDVISLHTPLKKHGAQSTWHLFDKSRLNQLKLGAWLINASRGPVVDNTALRQVLLQREDLQAVLDVWEGEPEVDVALADLCVLATPHIAGYSLDGKQRGTAQIYQAFCDFLGQPAVVSLSDLLPKPWLSQVTLSADSDPAWALAMLCRGVYDPRRDDADFRRSLVGSVSEQRTAFDALRKHYPARREIDGLQVRVEGDSPALQQIVAALGASAV, from the coding sequence ATGTTGATTGTTGCCGACGAAAATATCCCGCTGCTTGATGCCTTCTTCGCAGGTTTTGGCGAAATCCGCCGGGTGCCGGGACGCTCCATTGACCGCGCCACGGTAGAACAGGCCGATGTGCTGCTGGTGCGCTCGGTGACCAACGTCAATCGTTCCCTGCTCGAAGGCAGCAAGGTGCGCTTTGTCGGCACCTGCACCATTGGTACCGATCATCTGGACCTTGATTACTTTCAGCAGGCCGGCATTACCTGGTCCAGCGCTCCCGGTTGCAACGCCCGGGGCGTGGTCGATTATGTGCTGGGCAGCCTGCTGACCCTGGCCGAGATCGAGGGTGCCGACCTGACGCAACGCACTTATGGCGTGGTCGGTGCCGGTGAAGTCGGCGGGCGTCTGGTCAAGGTACTGCAAGGGCTGGGCTGGAACGTACTGGTGTGCGATCCGCCTCGCCAGGCAGATGAGGGTGGCGACTACGTCAGCCTCGAACAGATCATCGAGCAATGCGATGTCATCAGCTTGCACACCCCGTTGAAGAAGCACGGCGCTCAATCAACCTGGCACCTGTTCGACAAAAGCCGTTTGAACCAGCTCAAGCTCGGCGCCTGGCTGATCAACGCCAGCCGTGGCCCGGTGGTGGATAACACGGCCTTGCGTCAGGTGTTGCTGCAGCGCGAAGACCTGCAAGCAGTGCTGGATGTCTGGGAGGGCGAGCCTGAAGTGGACGTGGCGCTGGCCGATCTTTGCGTGCTGGCAACGCCGCACATCGCCGGTTACAGCCTCGATGGCAAACAGCGTGGGACGGCGCAGATTTATCAGGCGTTTTGCGATTTTCTCGGCCAGCCTGCCGTTGTCAGTCTGAGCGACTTGCTGCCCAAGCCGTGGTTGTCGCAAGTGACCTTGAGCGCGGACAGCGATCCGGCCTGGGCGCTGGCAATGTTGTGCCGTGGGGTGTATGACCCGCGCCGTGATGACGCGGATTTTCGGCGTAGCCTGGTGGGCAGTGTGAGCGAGCAGCGCACGGCGTTCGATGCGTTGCGCAAGCATTATCCGGCGCGGCGCGAGATTGACGGGTTGCAGGTGCGGGTTGAAGGGGATTCTCCAGCATTGCAGCAAATCGTGGCGGCGTTGGGCGCTTCGGCGGTCTGA
- the tusA gene encoding sulfurtransferase TusA: MSDMLDTPVDGTLDATGLNCPEPVMMLHQHIRDLVPGGLLKVIATDPSTRRDIPKFCVFLDHELVAQHEEAGTYLYWIRKKLA; encoded by the coding sequence ATGAGTGACATGCTTGATACGCCGGTAGACGGCACCCTTGACGCCACCGGCCTCAACTGCCCGGAACCGGTGATGATGCTGCACCAGCACATCCGTGACCTGGTGCCCGGCGGCCTGCTCAAGGTGATCGCCACCGACCCGTCGACCCGCCGCGACATTCCCAAGTTCTGTGTGTTTCTGGACCACGAACTGGTGGCACAGCACGAAGAGGCAGGTACCTACCTCTACTGGATTCGCAAGAAACTCGCTTAA
- a CDS encoding PA1571 family protein yields MSLQHSSDDKIQVIRTQPHQSLGCSFIDAQGREVPITEDMIQNACRELEQRLVKPAEQK; encoded by the coding sequence ATGTCCTTGCAACACAGCAGCGATGACAAGATTCAAGTGATCCGCACGCAGCCACACCAGTCTCTGGGTTGCTCGTTTATCGATGCCCAAGGCCGCGAAGTACCGATCACTGAAGACATGATCCAGAACGCTTGCCGCGAACTGGAACAGCGATTGGTCAAGCCTGCCGAACAAAAGTGA
- the acnA gene encoding aconitate hydratase AcnA has translation MPSLDSLKTLKTLQVDDKAYHYFSLPEAAKSLGDLDKLPMSLKVLLENLLRWEDEKTVTGADLKAIAAWLKERRSDREIQYRPARVLMQDFTGVPAVVDLAAMRAAMAKAGGDPQRINPLSPVDLVIDHSVMVDKFASPSAFEQNVDIEMQRNGERYAFLRWGQSAFDNFSVVPPGTGICHQVNLEYLGRTVWTKDEDGRTYAFPDTLVGTDSHTTMINGLGVLGWGVGGIEAEAAMLGQPVSMLIPEVIGFKLTGKLKEGITATDLVLTVTQMLRKKGVVGKFVEFYGDGLADLPLADRATIANMAPEYGATCGFFPVDDVTLEYLRLSGRPTEVVKLVEAYTKAQGLWRLPGKEPIFTDSLALDMASVEASLAGPKRPQDRVSLPNVAQAFSDFLGLQLKPTSKEEGRLESEGGGGVAVGNADLVGEADYEAEGHTYRLKNGAVVIAAITSCTNTSNPSVMMAAGLVAKKAVEKGLKRKPWVKSSLAPGSKVVTDYYKAAGLTQYLDELGFALVGYGCTTCIGNSGPLPEPIEKAIQKADLAVASVLSGNRNFEGRVHPLVKTNWLASPPLVVAYALAGTVRIDISSESLGDDKDGHPVYLRDIWPSTQEIAEAVNQVNTSMFHKEYAEVFAGDEQWQAIEVPQAATYVWQEDSTYIQHPPFFDDISGPLPVIQDVKKANVLALLGDSVTTDHISPAGNIKVDSPAGHYLREKGVEPRDFNSYGSRRGNHEVMMRGTFANIRIRNEMLGGEEGGNTIYIPTGEKLPIYDAAMRYQAAGTPLVVIAGQEYGTGSSRDWAAKGTNLLGVKAVIAESFERIHRSNLVGMGVLPLQFKLDQNRKSLNLTGKETVDILGLTGVEVTPRMNLTLVITREDGSSEKVEVLCRIDTLNEVEYFKSGGILHYVLRQLIAS, from the coding sequence ATGCCGTCCCTCGATAGCCTGAAAACCCTTAAAACACTACAAGTCGACGACAAGGCCTACCATTATTTCAGCCTGCCCGAGGCCGCCAAAAGCCTCGGTGATCTCGACAAACTGCCGATGTCCTTGAAAGTCCTGCTGGAAAACCTGCTGCGCTGGGAGGACGAAAAAACCGTCACCGGCGCCGACCTCAAAGCCATTGCCGCCTGGCTCAAGGAGCGCCGCTCCGACCGTGAAATCCAGTACCGCCCTGCCCGCGTGCTGATGCAAGACTTTACCGGGGTGCCCGCCGTGGTCGACCTGGCCGCCATGCGCGCCGCCATGGCCAAGGCCGGTGGCGACCCGCAGCGCATCAATCCGCTGTCGCCTGTGGACCTGGTCATCGACCACTCGGTAATGGTCGATAAATTCGCCAGCCCAAGCGCCTTTGAACAGAACGTCGACATCGAAATGCAGCGCAATGGCGAGCGTTACGCGTTCCTGCGCTGGGGCCAGAGCGCCTTCGACAACTTCAGCGTGGTGCCACCGGGCACCGGCATCTGCCATCAGGTGAACCTGGAATACCTGGGGCGCACGGTCTGGACCAAGGACGAGGACGGCCGCACCTACGCCTTCCCCGACACGCTGGTCGGCACCGACTCCCACACCACCATGATCAACGGCCTGGGCGTGCTCGGCTGGGGCGTGGGCGGCATCGAAGCGGAAGCGGCGATGCTCGGCCAACCGGTGTCGATGCTGATCCCGGAAGTGATCGGTTTCAAACTGACCGGCAAGCTCAAGGAAGGCATCACCGCCACCGACCTGGTGCTGACCGTCACCCAGATGCTGCGCAAAAAAGGCGTGGTGGGCAAATTCGTCGAGTTCTATGGCGATGGCCTCGCCGACCTGCCGCTGGCCGACCGCGCGACCATCGCCAACATGGCGCCGGAATACGGCGCGACCTGCGGCTTCTTCCCGGTGGACGACGTGACCCTGGAATACCTGCGCCTCTCCGGTCGCCCGACCGAAGTCGTGAAACTGGTCGAGGCGTATACCAAGGCTCAGGGCCTGTGGCGGCTGCCGGGCAAAGAGCCGATCTTCACCGACAGCCTGGCGCTGGACATGGCCAGCGTCGAAGCCAGCCTCGCCGGGCCGAAACGCCCGCAGGACCGTGTCTCGCTGCCGAATGTGGCCCAGGCCTTCAGTGACTTCCTCGGCCTGCAACTCAAACCCACCAGCAAGGAAGAAGGCCGCCTGGAAAGCGAAGGCGGCGGTGGCGTCGCGGTGGGCAACGCCGATCTGGTGGGCGAAGCGGACTACGAGGCCGAAGGCCACACCTATCGCCTGAAAAACGGCGCGGTGGTGATCGCGGCAATCACCTCCTGCACCAACACCTCCAACCCGAGCGTGATGATGGCGGCGGGTCTGGTGGCGAAGAAAGCCGTGGAAAAAGGCCTCAAGCGCAAACCGTGGGTCAAGAGTTCGCTGGCGCCCGGCTCGAAAGTGGTCACCGATTACTACAAGGCAGCGGGTCTGACGCAATACCTTGATGAGCTCGGTTTCGCGCTGGTCGGTTACGGCTGCACCACCTGCATCGGCAATTCCGGGCCGCTGCCGGAGCCGATCGAGAAAGCCATTCAGAAAGCCGACCTGGCCGTGGCCTCGGTGCTGTCCGGCAACCGTAACTTTGAAGGCCGGGTGCATCCGCTGGTGAAAACCAACTGGCTGGCCTCCCCGCCGCTGGTGGTCGCTTACGCGTTGGCCGGTACGGTGCGCATCGACATCAGTAGCGAATCCCTGGGCGATGACAAGGACGGCCATCCGGTTTACCTGCGCGACATCTGGCCCAGCACCCAGGAAATTGCCGAGGCGGTGAATCAGGTCAACACGTCGATGTTCCACAAGGAATACGCCGAAGTGTTTGCCGGTGATGAACAGTGGCAAGCCATCGAAGTGCCGCAAGCGGCGACTTATGTGTGGCAGGAAGATTCGACGTACATCCAGCATCCGCCGTTTTTTGATGACATCAGCGGCCCGCTGCCGGTGATTCAGGACGTGAAAAAAGCCAACGTGCTGGCGCTGCTCGGCGACTCGGTGACCACCGACCATATCTCCCCTGCCGGCAATATCAAGGTCGACAGCCCGGCCGGCCATTACCTGCGTGAGAAAGGCGTCGAGCCGCGCGACTTCAACTCTTATGGTTCGCGTCGCGGCAATCATGAAGTGATGATGCGCGGCACGTTCGCCAACATCCGCATTCGCAACGAGATGCTCGGTGGCGAAGAAGGTGGCAACACGATCTACATTCCTACCGGCGAGAAGCTGCCGATCTACGATGCCGCCATGCGTTATCAAGCGGCGGGCACGCCACTGGTGGTGATTGCCGGGCAGGAATATGGCACCGGGTCGAGCCGCGACTGGGCGGCCAAGGGCACTAATCTGCTGGGTGTGAAAGCGGTCATTGCCGAGAGTTTCGAGCGGATTCACCGCTCCAACCTGGTGGGCATGGGCGTGCTGCCGTTGCAGTTCAAGCTGGATCAGAACCGCAAGAGCTTGAACCTGACCGGCAAGGAAACCGTGGACATTCTCGGCCTGACCGGCGTCGAGGTGACGCCACGGATGAACCTGACGCTGGTCATCACCCGTGAAGACGGCAGCAGCGAGAAGGTCGAGGTGTTGTGCCGCATTGATACGCTCAATGAGGTTGAGTACTTCAAGTCAGGGGGGATTTTGCATTACGTGCTGCGGCAGCTGATTGCCTCATAA